From a region of the Podarcis muralis chromosome 16, rPodMur119.hap1.1, whole genome shotgun sequence genome:
- the LOC114586681 gene encoding hydroxysteroid 11-beta-dehydrogenase 1-like protein B isoform X2 produces MVRGKRVLVTGSSTGIGEQMAYEFAWMGAHLMLTARNETRLQKVVQNCLKLGAASASYVVSDMSDLASARNVVEETKKVLGGLDLLVLNHVGGKIGFGPYQGDLESVISSMTVNFFSYVQVTVSALSMLQESHGNIIVVSSICGRLPAPFSVPYAASKAALEGFYSSLRTELRLREINTPITVAVLGYIDTDSAVRMVEGKISMKPSSKELCAQAIVRGGVMRVREVFFPYWLTKPLMLLRDWLPGVVDQIMSNSYVLEKIL; encoded by the exons ATGGTGCGAGGGAAACGGGTCCTGGTGACGGGGTCAAGCACAGGGATAGGGGAACAAATGGCCTATGAGTTCGCCTGGATGGGGGCCCATTTGATGCTGACAGCGAGGAATGAGACACGACTCCAGAAG GTAGTCCAGAATTGTCTGAAACTGGGAGCCGCCTCTGCTTCGTACGTCGTTTCAGATATGAGTGACTTGGCTTCTGCCCGGAATGTTGTGGAAGAAACCAAGAAGGTCTTGG GGGGGCTTGATCTGCTAGTTCTGAATCATGTCGGTGGAAAAATCGGTTTTGGCCCGTACCAAGGAGACCTGGAATCTGTGATCAGCTCCATGACGGTCAACTTCTTCAGCTACGTCCAGGTCACCGTGTCAGCCCTGAGCATGTTGCAAGAGTCCCATGGCAACATCATCGTGGTATCGTCCATATGCG GCCGCCTTCCAGCCCCTTTCTCCGTTCCATATGCCGCCAGCAAAGCTGCGCTGGAAGGATTCTACAGCTCCTTGCGGACAGAGCTGCGCCTTCGGGAAATCAACACGCCCATCACGGTTGCCGTGTTGGGGTACAttgacacag ACTCAGCTGTGAGGATGGTAGAAGGCAAGATCTCCATGAAGCCAAGTTCGAAAGAGCTCTGCGCCCAGGCCATCGTGAGGGGCGGCGTCATGAGGGTGAGGGAAGTCTTCTTTCCTTACTGGCTCACGAAACCTTTGATGCTCCTCAGAGATTGGCTGCCAGGAGTCGTGGACCAGATCATGAGCAACAGCTACGTTCTGGAGAAAATCCTCTGA
- the LOC114586681 gene encoding hydroxysteroid 11-beta-dehydrogenase 1-like protein B isoform X1 — MAVLKIVAPVLIAVLAFYAYTWESFSEEMVRGKRVLVTGSSTGIGEQMAYEFAWMGAHLMLTARNETRLQKVVQNCLKLGAASASYVVSDMSDLASARNVVEETKKVLGGLDLLVLNHVGGKIGFGPYQGDLESVISSMTVNFFSYVQVTVSALSMLQESHGNIIVVSSICGRLPAPFSVPYAASKAALEGFYSSLRTELRLREINTPITVAVLGYIDTDSAVRMVEGKISMKPSSKELCAQAIVRGGVMRVREVFFPYWLTKPLMLLRDWLPGVVDQIMSNSYVLEKIL, encoded by the exons ATGGCGGTGCTCAAGATTGTCGCGCCTGTCCTCATTGCTGTCCTCGCTTTCTATGCCTATACCTGGGAAAGCTTCTCCGAAG AAATGGTGCGAGGGAAACGGGTCCTGGTGACGGGGTCAAGCACAGGGATAGGGGAACAAATGGCCTATGAGTTCGCCTGGATGGGGGCCCATTTGATGCTGACAGCGAGGAATGAGACACGACTCCAGAAG GTAGTCCAGAATTGTCTGAAACTGGGAGCCGCCTCTGCTTCGTACGTCGTTTCAGATATGAGTGACTTGGCTTCTGCCCGGAATGTTGTGGAAGAAACCAAGAAGGTCTTGG GGGGGCTTGATCTGCTAGTTCTGAATCATGTCGGTGGAAAAATCGGTTTTGGCCCGTACCAAGGAGACCTGGAATCTGTGATCAGCTCCATGACGGTCAACTTCTTCAGCTACGTCCAGGTCACCGTGTCAGCCCTGAGCATGTTGCAAGAGTCCCATGGCAACATCATCGTGGTATCGTCCATATGCG GCCGCCTTCCAGCCCCTTTCTCCGTTCCATATGCCGCCAGCAAAGCTGCGCTGGAAGGATTCTACAGCTCCTTGCGGACAGAGCTGCGCCTTCGGGAAATCAACACGCCCATCACGGTTGCCGTGTTGGGGTACAttgacacag ACTCAGCTGTGAGGATGGTAGAAGGCAAGATCTCCATGAAGCCAAGTTCGAAAGAGCTCTGCGCCCAGGCCATCGTGAGGGGCGGCGTCATGAGGGTGAGGGAAGTCTTCTTTCCTTACTGGCTCACGAAACCTTTGATGCTCCTCAGAGATTGGCTGCCAGGAGTCGTGGACCAGATCATGAGCAACAGCTACGTTCTGGAGAAAATCCTCTGA